The proteins below come from a single Eremothecium sinecaudum strain ATCC 58844 chromosome II, complete sequence genomic window:
- a CDS encoding HBL018Wp (Syntenic homolog of Ashbya gossypii ABL019W; Non-syntenic homolog of Saccharomyces cerevisiae YGR110W (CLD1)) produces the protein MGSTLLPSIYRISRSIVTSSLKLTGSFFNQTSQFKYYTTSNAPSDTSYPIQPRTIPFPKIFQNLSRIFPRPLSSSWDDYRAFKTNEALLQEDLLSTVPFYPDSADGKIGQIIKTPIDDENYINEFCITPLNPNSDRMNHLVFIHGYGAGLGFFIKNFETLPLLDDSWTIHVVDMPGYGFSSRKPFPFDIRKHTLSAVEQWFVDRFELWFQKRGLAENSDRNLLVAHSMGAYFSALYAHRHPKRFKKLIMCSPAGVFLRKLIDEPQSWFVKLWDRNVSPFSLIRNSGRWGSKIASAWSYRRFGRLLDDGTELGATQFEALHRYSYAIFNRPGSGEYMLSFVLQCGANPRHPLLTRFFSEQPSEEYTADCDWLWLYGDRDWMDYHGGELASKFINEHKKNSSDIKVVPDAGHHLYFDNYEYFNELLVNEMRNVMKGAS, from the coding sequence ATGGGATCTACGCTCCTTCCCAGTATATACAGGATCAGCAGGTCAATAGTTACGAGTAGTTTAAAATTAACAGGTAGTTTTTTTAACCAGACTAGCCAGTTCAAATATTATACTACGAGTAACGCCCCATCTGACACATCTTACCCCATACAACCAAGAACAATTCCTTTTCCAAAGATTTTTCAGAACCTGTCTAGAATATTTCCCCGACCGCTTTCGAGCTCTTGGGATGACTATAGGGCATTCAAGACTAATGAAGCTTTACTGCAGGAGGATTTATTGAGTACCGTACCATTTTATCCCGATTCAGCTGATGGTAAGATTGGTCAGATCATAAAAACCCCAattgatgatgaaaatTATATCAATGAATTCTGTATTACACCTTTGAACCCCAACTCTGACAGGATGAACCATCTTGTTTTCATCCATGGCTACGGTGCCGGGTTGGGCTTCTTCATCAAGAATTTTGAAACACTCCCGTTATTAGACGACTCATGGACAATACACGTTGTAGATATGCCAGGGTATGGCTTTTCTTCGAGGAAACCATTTCCGTTTGACATAAGAAAGCATACGTTATCAGCAGTTGAGCAATGGTTTGTTGACAGATTTGAGCTATGGTTTCAAAAGAGGGGTTTGGCAGAAAATTCAGATAGGAACCTCTTGGTGGCCCATTCTATGGGAGCTTATTTTAGTGCTCTATATGCCCATAGACACCCAAAAAGGTTTAAGAAGTTAATCATGTGCTCACCAGCTGGTGTTTTTCTTCGTAAACTGATTGATGAGCCTCAGTCGTGGTTTGTTAAACTATGGGACCGTAACGTCTCTCCTTTTTCTCTAATACGTAATAGTGGACGTTGGGGGTCTAAGATTGCAAGTGCTTGGTCCTACCGCCGGTTTGGAAGACTATTGGATGATGGAACGGAATTAGGTGCAACTCAATTTGAAGCTTTGCACAGATATTCTTACGCTATATTTAATAGGCCAGGGTCGGGTGAATATATGTTAAGCTTTGTTCTCCAATGCGGTGCAAACCCTAGGCATCCATTGTTAACAAGGTTTTTCTCCGAACAGCCGTCCGAAGAGTATACTGCCGACTGTGATTGGCTATGGCTTTATGGCGACAGGGACTGGATGGATTACCATGGTGGTGAGCTGGCATCAAAATTCATTAATGAGCACAAGAAGAATAGCTCCGATATAAAGGTGGTTCCTGACGCAGGTCACCACTTATATTTCGATAATTATGAGTATT